Proteins encoded by one window of Clostridium cagae:
- a CDS encoding aspartate aminotransferase family protein: protein MNYNFNEAKNHLINSYNFLEPVMSYGDGVYLYDINNNKYLDFTSGIGVNSLGYNDEDWIQATTTQLKTLQHNSNLFYNNTTVKLAKKLTETSNMSKVFFANSGAEANEGAIKLSRKYSYDKYGYGRNKILSLVQSFHGRTITTLKATGQEKFHQYFYPFTEGFDYVKANDIEDFKNHLSPDVCAIILEAIQGEGGVLPLNKNFVQEIVKTCNDNDILVIFDEVQCGIARTGKMFGFNNFDVKPDIVTVAKGLGGGLPIGAVLCSKKIDNVFMPGDHGSTFGGNPVACSGALVVLEKLCSENSFVEIYKKGEFVKDILKKSNNPHILSVRGSGLMLGIQVDISPSLIQNEALKKGLIVLTAGKDVIRLLPPLIISKNQLHEGLCTLLNVLNSIK from the coding sequence ATGAATTATAATTTTAATGAAGCAAAAAATCATTTAATAAACTCTTATAATTTTTTAGAACCTGTAATGTCTTATGGGGATGGAGTTTATCTTTATGATATAAATAATAATAAATATTTAGATTTTACAAGTGGAATTGGTGTAAATAGTTTAGGATACAATGATGAAGATTGGATTCAAGCTACAACTACTCAATTAAAGACACTTCAACATAACTCAAACTTATTTTATAACAATACTACTGTTAAATTAGCAAAAAAATTAACTGAAACATCTAATATGAGCAAAGTATTTTTTGCAAATTCTGGTGCTGAAGCTAATGAAGGTGCAATTAAACTTTCTAGAAAGTATAGCTATGATAAATATGGCTATGGTAGAAATAAAATTCTTTCATTAGTACAATCATTTCATGGAAGAACCATAACAACTTTAAAAGCTACTGGCCAAGAGAAATTTCATCAGTACTTCTACCCTTTTACAGAAGGATTTGATTATGTAAAAGCTAATGATATAGAAGATTTTAAAAATCATCTTAGTCCTGATGTTTGTGCAATAATACTTGAGGCAATTCAAGGCGAAGGGGGTGTTCTTCCACTTAATAAAAATTTTGTTCAAGAAATTGTGAAAACATGCAATGATAATGATATTTTAGTTATATTTGATGAAGTTCAATGTGGTATTGCTAGAACTGGTAAAATGTTTGGATTCAATAATTTTGATGTTAAACCTGACATAGTTACTGTTGCTAAAGGCTTAGGTGGTGGATTACCAATAGGTGCTGTTCTTTGTTCTAAAAAAATTGATAATGTTTTTATGCCCGGTGATCATGGTTCAACATTTGGAGGAAATCCAGTTGCATGCTCTGGTGCATTAGTTGTGTTAGAGAAACTTTGTAGTGAAAATTCATTTGTTGAAATATATAAAAAAGGAGAATTTGTTAAAGATATATTAAAAAAATCAAATAATCCTCATATTTTATCTGTTAGAGGTAGTGGATTAATGCTTGGAATTCAAGTAGATATTTCTCCATCCTTAATTCAAAATGAGGCTTTAAAAAAGGGGCTAATTGTCTTAACTGCCGGAAAAGATGTAATTAGATTACTACCACCTTTAATAATTTCTAAAAATCAATTACATGAAGGATTGTGCACTCTGCTTAATGTATTAAATTCTATTAAATAA
- the argF gene encoding ornithine carbamoyltransferase translates to MKKDLLKMDDLSKEEILEILNLADQLKYEQKRGIEHKHLKGKSLGMIFEKSSTRTRVSFEVGMYQLGGNALFLSNRDLQIGRGEPIEDTARVLSRFLNGIMIRTFSQDDIETLAKYSSIPIINGLTDAEHPCQVLADLMTIREYKNILEGLNVAFIGDGNNMANSLMIGCLKVGMNFSIASPKDYTVNETYLSRAKEIAKKECLNLKSTTSPFEAAKDADVIITDVWASMGQEDEQTLRMKAFDGFQINDKLMSYAKSNAIVLHCLPAHREEEITAKVLEEHSGEIFDESENRLHAQKAVLIKFMK, encoded by the coding sequence ATGAAAAAAGATTTATTAAAAATGGATGACTTGTCTAAAGAAGAAATTTTAGAAATTTTAAATTTAGCAGATCAATTAAAATATGAACAAAAGCGTGGAATAGAACATAAACATTTAAAGGGAAAAAGCTTAGGTATGATATTTGAAAAATCATCAACTAGAACTAGGGTTTCTTTCGAAGTTGGTATGTATCAGTTGGGAGGAAATGCATTGTTTTTAAGTAATAGAGATTTACAAATAGGGCGTGGTGAGCCTATTGAAGATACTGCACGAGTTTTATCAAGATTTCTAAATGGAATAATGATTAGGACTTTTTCTCAAGATGATATTGAAACTTTAGCTAAATACTCTTCAATTCCTATAATAAATGGCTTAACTGATGCTGAACATCCATGCCAAGTATTAGCTGATTTAATGACGATTAGAGAATATAAAAACATTCTTGAAGGTTTAAATGTTGCATTTATTGGTGATGGAAACAACATGGCTAATTCTTTAATGATTGGTTGTTTAAAAGTTGGTATGAATTTTTCTATTGCTTCACCAAAAGATTATACAGTAAATGAGACTTACTTATCTAGAGCCAAAGAGATTGCAAAAAAAGAATGTTTAAATTTAAAATCTACTACATCTCCTTTTGAAGCTGCAAAAGATGCTGATGTAATAATCACAGATGTTTGGGCAAGTATGGGACAAGAGGATGAACAAACTTTAAGGATGAAAGCATTTGATGGCTTTCAAATTAATGATAAATTAATGAGTTATGCTAAAAGTAATGCAATTGTTCTACATTGTTTGCCTGCTCATAGAGAAGAAGAAATTACAGCAAAAGTTTTAGAAGAACATTCAGGGGAAATATTTGATGAGTCTGAAAATAGATTGCATGCGCAGAAAGCTGTGCTTATTAAATTTATGAAATAA
- a CDS encoding sensor domain-containing diguanylate cyclase — protein sequence MKKFINRNILNKKVTLNLIIFCLIIFFLSIASSLRFETDYKNKYIDDNSIILSDNWTLEDSHNNTKNIVKFPMNLKYHHNTTYSFSKVLTQDLDENFDTLCLRIGFSNLNVYLDNDLIYISNFKNYESLSNKGSSTLYMIPLTSKLKGKELKFMVEMKSNFSLPYDIKAPIIGNKISIIHTLISSQILNYVIIFLLITFTLSIFVIATIAFYKSHKNIFHLLYIGIFALLSSIYAISETNIIQILIPNTYLLNNLTFMSLMLVGIPIVMIMIETTNKKYTRPLLITTYSMIINFIAQSLLTLFGILDLRSMLIISHILIMLSGILSLYIMILSWHDRSFSSKCFTISIVPMIVGTSIDIILFYLHIPHYYGILFQIGVLVFIVIQLWYVINKYFSYYRLSIKSSIYEKMAFTDTITTLENRAAFEKKITFIDNNINEFSSIWCISMDLNNLKLVNDNLGHASGDTVIISFAKILKDTFNSVGNSYRTGGDEFIVIVKDISKSSLECKISDLYNSINKFNSNSTLKISVALGYDNFKINEDNKITDLITRADKLMYIDKKETKKKFT from the coding sequence ATGAAAAAATTCATTAATAGAAATATTCTAAACAAAAAAGTAACTTTAAATTTAATTATTTTTTGTTTAATTATATTTTTTTTATCAATTGCATCATCATTACGTTTTGAAACAGATTATAAAAATAAATATATTGATGATAATTCAATAATTTTATCAGATAACTGGACTTTAGAGGATTCCCATAATAATACTAAAAATATTGTTAAATTTCCTATGAATCTTAAATATCATCACAATACTACTTATTCCTTTTCTAAAGTATTAACCCAGGATTTAGATGAAAACTTTGATACTCTATGTTTACGCATAGGCTTTTCTAATTTAAATGTATATTTAGATAACGATTTAATTTATATATCTAATTTTAAAAATTATGAAAGTTTGTCCAATAAAGGTAGTAGCACATTATATATGATACCTTTGACTTCTAAACTTAAAGGTAAAGAACTTAAATTTATGGTTGAAATGAAATCAAATTTTTCATTACCTTATGATATTAAAGCTCCAATAATAGGTAATAAAATTTCTATAATTCATACTTTAATTTCTTCACAAATATTAAATTATGTGATTATTTTTTTGCTTATAACTTTTACTTTATCAATATTCGTTATAGCAACAATTGCATTTTATAAAAGTCACAAAAATATATTTCACTTACTATATATAGGTATATTTGCACTGCTATCTTCTATATATGCAATTTCAGAAACAAATATTATACAAATATTAATTCCAAATACTTATTTACTTAATAATTTAACATTTATGTCTTTAATGTTAGTTGGAATTCCAATAGTCATGATAATGATAGAAACTACAAATAAAAAATACACAAGACCATTATTAATAACTACTTATTCTATGATTATTAACTTCATAGCACAATCATTACTAACTTTATTTGGTATATTAGATTTAAGAAGTATGTTAATTATTTCTCATATATTAATAATGCTAAGTGGAATATTATCACTTTATATTATGATTTTATCTTGGCATGATAGATCTTTTAGTAGTAAATGTTTTACTATTTCAATAGTCCCTATGATAGTTGGTACATCAATAGATATAATATTATTTTATCTTCATATACCTCATTATTACGGTATATTATTTCAAATAGGGGTGTTAGTATTCATAGTAATACAATTATGGTATGTTATAAATAAATACTTTAGTTATTATAGGTTATCTATTAAATCTAGTATTTATGAAAAGATGGCTTTTACAGACACAATTACAACACTTGAAAATAGAGCTGCTTTTGAAAAAAAGATTACTTTTATAGATAATAATATAAATGAATTTTCTTCGATTTGGTGTATATCAATGGATTTAAATAATTTAAAGCTTGTAAATGATAATTTAGGTCATGCTAGTGGAGATACAGTTATAATTTCATTTGCTAAAATTTTAAAAGATACTTTTAATAGTGTTGGTAATTCCTATCGTACAGGTGGAGATGAATTTATTGTTATTGTAAAGGATATTTCTAAAAGTTCATTAGAATGTAAGATTTCTGACTTATATAATTCTATTAATAAATTTAACTCAAACTCCACTTTAAAAATAAGTGTAGCTTTAGGATATGATAATTTTAAAATTAATGAAGACAATAAAATAACTGATTTGATAACAAGGGCTGATAAATTAATGTATATAGATAAAAAAGAAACCAAAAAAAAATTTACATAA
- a CDS encoding nucleoid-associated protein, with amino-acid sequence MEYINEININEAVIHILDRNASEPVLNEFTLELNDEIYKYLYKHLEKCFKDEELKSGVFIQGTNSVRESVQDYLNGIDDDFINLSKKLARQLFVIMQMDENIESCDLIIVSITTDKGTMIGVLKLDYIKNFTHEIQFIDEKIGIGIVPQSAGLPGGGQKIQKAAFIKPFREDDRFNLMILDKQRKSKEDNELGINYFVNDFLYAKVITNERDMTKTFLKATEDWTRKNISNDASKAEEIRTTVKSKLKEEDSINIDELSKELFKENSEEKVNFSSFVKGKGLDEEVVVDKTWVEKKLKRVRLNIDKQIDIYLNEEVYHDESKFEIQRNGDGTINLVVKNVMNYIEK; translated from the coding sequence ATGGAATATATAAATGAAATTAATATAAATGAAGCGGTAATACATATATTGGATAGAAATGCATCAGAACCTGTTCTAAATGAGTTTACATTGGAATTAAATGATGAGATATATAAATACTTATATAAGCACTTAGAAAAATGTTTTAAGGATGAAGAATTAAAATCAGGTGTATTTATTCAAGGAACTAATAGTGTTAGGGAATCTGTACAAGATTATTTAAATGGAATAGATGATGATTTTATTAATTTATCAAAAAAATTGGCAAGACAGTTATTTGTAATTATGCAGATGGATGAAAATATAGAATCATGTGATCTGATAATAGTATCAATAACTACAGATAAAGGAACTATGATAGGTGTTCTTAAATTGGATTACATAAAGAATTTCACACATGAAATTCAGTTTATAGATGAAAAAATAGGAATAGGAATAGTACCTCAAAGTGCTGGACTTCCAGGTGGAGGTCAAAAAATACAAAAAGCGGCATTCATAAAACCTTTTAGAGAGGACGATAGATTTAACTTAATGATATTAGACAAACAAAGAAAAAGTAAGGAAGATAATGAACTTGGCATAAATTATTTTGTTAATGATTTTTTATATGCTAAAGTTATCACTAATGAAAGAGATATGACAAAGACATTTTTGAAAGCTACAGAGGATTGGACTAGAAAAAATATATCTAATGATGCATCAAAGGCAGAGGAAATTAGAACAACAGTTAAAAGTAAATTAAAAGAAGAAGATAGTATTAATATAGATGAATTATCAAAAGAACTTTTTAAGGAGAACTCAGAAGAAAAAGTTAATTTTTCTAGTTTTGTTAAAGGAAAAGGCTTAGATGAAGAAGTAGTAGTAGATAAGACTTGGGTAGAAAAAAAATTAAAAAGAGTTAGATTAAATATAGATAAACAAATCGATATATATTTAAATGAAGAAGTATATCATGATGAGAGTAAATTTGAAATTCAAAGAAATGGTGATGGAACAATAAATTTAGTTGTAAAAAATGTTATGAATTATATAGAAAAGTAA
- a CDS encoding class IV adenylate cyclase has product MQEIETRIMDIDIDNIRKILIDNGAENIKKEDQINDIYDFEDGKLLNNKGYARIRTVTDNINNKVVYYMTTKKMLSQERFKVMEENEVIVNDKKMAEGIFKSLGLKLKESNKKYRESYKIFDSLVEIDINEKKFCPFPYLEIETTSEENLDKVVKLLGYTLEDTTSQTIYDILAERGFTPNSPKGI; this is encoded by the coding sequence ATGCAAGAAATTGAAACTAGAATTATGGATATAGATATAGACAATATTAGAAAAATTCTTATAGACAATGGAGCAGAAAATATAAAGAAAGAAGATCAAATTAATGACATTTACGATTTTGAGGATGGAAAACTTTTAAATAATAAAGGATATGCTCGTATAAGAACAGTAACTGACAATATAAATAATAAGGTAGTTTATTATATGACAACAAAAAAAATGCTTTCACAAGAACGCTTTAAAGTCATGGAAGAAAATGAAGTTATAGTTAATGATAAAAAAATGGCAGAAGGTATTTTTAAATCTTTAGGATTGAAATTAAAAGAATCTAATAAAAAATATAGAGAAAGCTATAAAATATTTGATTCATTAGTTGAGATAGATATAAATGAAAAGAAATTTTGCCCTTTTCCATATTTAGAAATAGAAACAACTTCTGAAGAAAATTTAGATAAAGTAGTTAAATTACTAGGTTATACTCTAGAAGATACTACTTCTCAAACGATTTACGATATTTTAGCAGAAAGAGGCTTCACACCAAATTCTCCTAAAGGAATTTAA
- a CDS encoding type I phosphomannose isomerase catalytic subunit codes for MYPIKFKNLYYDRIWGGNALKKFRSNIPNGVIGESWDVACHPNGVGEVENGSLKGKKFDEIINEFKEKLIGEKIDIEKFPLLIKLITSGDKLSVQVHPNDEYANRVENEFGKTEAWYVIDAEENASLIVGTKDCDKEIFKKAIKDGNLDKYLNKIPVKKGDFFYVQSGLVHAICEGVLIAEIQQSSDITYRVYDYNRGREIHVEKALDVIDFSLEGKNSKGILIEKENYKKTYLCLSDYFTIQKYEINNYAKEESDINRFYLFTCVDGCGTIKYKNGEEKIVMGDSIFIPATMGEYELIGNFTLLKSYVPDVEKEQNEILNVIKR; via the coding sequence ATGTATCCAATTAAATTTAAAAATTTATACTATGATAGAATATGGGGCGGAAATGCTCTAAAAAAATTTAGAAGCAATATTCCAAATGGAGTGATAGGGGAAAGCTGGGATGTTGCATGTCATCCAAATGGAGTAGGGGAAGTAGAGAATGGAAGCTTAAAAGGTAAAAAATTTGATGAAATAATTAATGAGTTTAAAGAAAAACTTATTGGCGAAAAAATAGATATAGAAAAATTTCCTTTATTAATTAAATTAATTACATCTGGAGATAAACTATCAGTTCAAGTTCATCCAAATGATGAATATGCAAATAGAGTAGAAAATGAGTTTGGTAAAACTGAAGCATGGTATGTTATTGATGCTGAAGAAAATGCAAGTTTAATAGTCGGTACAAAGGATTGCGATAAAGAAATATTTAAAAAAGCTATTAAAGACGGAAATTTAGATAAATATTTAAATAAAATACCTGTAAAAAAAGGTGACTTTTTCTATGTACAAAGTGGATTAGTTCATGCTATATGTGAAGGTGTTTTAATAGCAGAAATTCAACAAAGCAGCGATATTACATATAGAGTTTATGACTATAATAGAGGCAGAGAAATACATGTAGAGAAAGCTTTAGATGTTATTGATTTTTCTTTAGAAGGAAAGAACTCAAAAGGAATTTTAATAGAAAAAGAAAATTATAAAAAAACGTACCTTTGTTTAAGTGATTATTTCACAATTCAAAAATATGAAATAAATAATTATGCAAAAGAAGAAAGTGATATAAATAGATTTTATTTATTCACGTGTGTAGATGGATGCGGAACTATAAAATATAAAAATGGCGAAGAAAAGATAGTAATGGGAGATAGTATATTCATACCTGCAACTATGGGAGAATATGAATTAATAGGAAACTTCACATTATTAAAGAGCTATGTGCCAGATGTAGAAAAAGAACAAAATGAAATTTTAAATGTAATAAAAAGATAA